Below is a genomic region from Deltaproteobacteria bacterium.
ACCCTTCCGGTACATCGAGGCCCATTCCCGAACGGCCTTTTTCCCCTCTTCGGACATTCCCGAAGCCTGGCCGATGTAGATGTTCACAACCTTTTCCATTTGGTCATGAATGGTGCTCATGTTGTTGAAGGCATTTGCGCAGATGGATTTATTGATATCGATCATCTGTTTAAGCGTGTCTTTTGGATGTATCATTTTGCTTCTCCTTGTCGGTTATTTCTTCGTTCCCGCCTTAGCCGTTTCGGCGAAGAAATCATCCATCTTCTTGAAACTCTCGTCCACGGCGGCCCTGAAATCCTGAAATCCTTTCTTGTACACCCCCATCCATTCCTGGATGGCTTTTTTCCCTTCTTCCGGGACACCCTGGGTCTGATCCAGGTACATCTCGACCATTTTCTGGTTCTGTTCCTGGAACATGGTCATGGCGTTGCAGGTGTTCTCAAAAGTCGATTTGTAAAAATCAAAAGTCTGGCTGAGTACATTCTTGGGGTCCATAGCGAAATCCTCCATTCTTGAATTTAGTTTGTTGCGGGTAACAATAGGGCAAGCACACCAAAATGTCAAGGATAAAATGGTGCAATGCAAAATAAGATTTGCGTTGCGTATTATGTATGCGATATTAGGTAATTAAAGGAAAATAATTTCTTCTTGTTTAATTTGATGTTGCGATGTAACATCAAACTTTTCCGTCTGGGGGAGGAGGCAGGCGATGATTAAAATGTTCATGATTTTATTTTTTGGTTACATCGTCGGATGTTTTTCTTGCCGTTGTTTCCATGTTGTGGAAAATGTGAATCGATAATGGCACTTTCCAGAGAGGGATACTCATGCCTGATAGAGTTTTGCTGAAAAAGTACGCGAACCGGCGTCTTTACGATATGGAACGGAGCGTTTACGTGACCCTGGAGGATATCGCCGATCTGATCCGCCGGGGGCGTGAAGTGGTCGTGACCGATGCCCGGACCGAGGAAGATGTGACGGCTTTCATCCTGACCCAGATTGTTCTGGAAGAGGCCCGGAAAAAAAACATCCTCCTGCCGGTATCACTTTTGCATCTGATGATCCGCCACGGAGACAAACTCCTGGGAGAATTTTTCGATAAGTATCTCGAGCAGAGCCTGAAGAATTTTCTGCGTTACAAATCCATGGCGGATGCGCAGTTTGCCGAATGGCTGAAAATGGGCGCCGATTTTTCCGAGCAGGCCAGTCTTTCCATCCCCGGAGCCAATTCGTTCCCGAATATCTTTGATCTCTTCGCCGGCGCGGAACCCACCGGGGAAACCCCTTCACCCTCCGGGGGAAAACCCGGGGAAACGAATGGGACGAAGGAAAAGTAAAAAACCCGGGGGATCTTGACGTGATACGTCGTTGCCATTATGCCGGAGTGAGCATGATTTTTTCCAGCGTAAGAGGCTCGATGTACTCACCGCCCCGGTAGACGCGCATGTTGCCGCCCGAAATTTCATCAATCAGGACAATATGGTTATCGTTTCCCACCCGGCCGAATTCGAACTTGATGTCGAAGAGTTCCAGACCCTTTTTGGCCAATTCCTCTTTTACGATTGCCCCGATCTCTCTGGTCATTTCGACCAGAATTTCGTACTCCGCTTTTGTCAGGATTCCTAGTATTTCAAGGGCGTCTTCCGTTATCAGGGGATCGTTTCGCTCGTCATCCTTGAGGGTTATTTCCACCAACCCGGGGAGCGGCTCCCCTTCCCGGCAATAAAGGCCGTAACGCCGGAAAAAACTGCCCACCGCCCGATAGCGGAGGATTACCTCCACGCCTTGGCCAAAGGGCTGTGCCGGTTTTACCGTCATCGTTGCGTTTTCTATGTCCGCCTGTACGAAGTGGGTCGGAATGCCCTTTGCGTTTATCTTTTCAAAAAAGAAGCTGGTCAGCTTGAGGCCCGATCTGCCCGCCCCGTCTATGGTCAGACCGACTGTGTTGGCGCCCGGGTCGAAGACTCCGTCCGTTCCGGTGACGTCGTCCTTGAATTTGAGGATGTAGTTTCCGTCCTCCGCGTCATAGACATCCTTGGTTTTTCCCTTGTAAACAAGTTTCATCGAGTCTTCCTTTCCGTTAACATGGCGGTGAATTAGCTTTCCGAGTTGTCCCTATTTCCAGGATACCCTTCTAATGCACCATCTCCACAGGATTTTCAGGGGAGGAATCGTAGCTTAAACCCATTGCGGCGTCAAGAACGGAGATGTTGCCGGGGCGCAGATTTTCATTTGACTTCCTGTGAGAAAGCAGATACGTATCTTGCTCGTAAACGGCTGTCATTACAAGGAATTAGAACAATGACCCTCCAAGATCGTCTCCGGCGCCTGACGGGCGAAGGGCCGGCAACGACGCAAGATAACCGCGATAAAATTCTCACCGATCTCCGCCGGCGCATCGAGGCGGTAACGACGGGCCGGGAAAGAAGGTTGCAAGGCGGATCGACGCCCAACCAAAAGCGTCTCCTTGAGGAACTCCTCCCCGGCGAGGAAAGAGAGAACGAGTACGGCCGGTTCTACTCCGTCGAGGCCGCCCTGAAACCCTCCCACCGGCATGGGAACCAGTGCGTGGCCGATTTCCTCTCCGTCGATATGGACGCCCTGTCGGTCCTGGCCGACAAGACCGACCTTGCCGGCATGGATGCTCGGGAGGGCCTCTACCTCGATACGGAGACGACGGGACTGTCCGGAGGAACAGGAACCGTCGCCTTCCTCATCGGCCTTGGCTGGTTTGAAGAGACAACCTTTGTGACCCGCCAGCTTTTCGTCCGTGACTATCCGGAGGAGCGGGCATGCCTAGCGTATCTGAGCGAACTGGCCCAGGAAAAAGGTTTTCTCGTGACGTTCAACGGCAAGTCCTTCGACGTCAATCTGCTTGGCGCCCGGTTCATCATGAACCGCCTTCCCGATCCTCTGACGGAGCTGCCCCACCTGGATCTCCTCCATCCCACACGGCGCCTGCTGGGACATCGCCTGGAAAACAACCGCCTGGGTACGGTGGAACAGCATGTTCTGGGCCTCGACCGAGGGGAGGACATCCCCGGTTGGGAAATCCCGGAGCGTTACTTCCGCTGGCTCCGGAACCGGCACCCGGGGGCCATGCTGGAAGTCTTCCGCCACAATCACCTGGACGTCGTGTCGCTTTCGGCTTTGGCGCGCCATCTGGCGGAGATTGTCGCCGGCAACGGCGAAAGGTTGCGGGAAAGGGAAGAGGATCACCTGGCGGCGGCGCGGCTCCTCATCGACCGAACCCGCCAGCGGCAGGGCAAGAGACGACTCCGTGACTTGTGCGCCTCCGGTCATCCGCAGGTTTCACGGGAGGCCCGGCGTCATCTGTCCCTTCACCTGAAGCGGGATGAGGACTGGAAAGGGGCCATCGCCCTCTGGGAGGAAATGCTTGCCGCTGATCCCGCCGACTGCTTCGCCTGCGAGGAACTGGCCAAATGGTACGAACACCGGGACAGGAATCCGGAACAGGCCCTTTGCCTGGTTTGCAATACCCTGGAATTAATCTCCGGCCGCCATTCTGACGAACAGGATCGCCTCACTTACCGCCGTATCCGCCTGGAAAGAAAGTGCGGTAAACCCTGAAAAATCCTTAGAAATTCGTTGACAACTTTTCTTCAGAGTTTTACTCTGCTTCCGCCTGTACGGGGCATATCCACTTTTTAGTAACCGTAATTCTCGTTATTTAAGCTGTCCAACTCCAACCTTTCTGGGGAAGAGAGAATGACCGGCGCAAACAGGGAGTACAGGCAAAATCAAACTAAGTTAGAACTGTGTCCGGTAAAATAGGGGCAACTCCATTGA
It encodes:
- a CDS encoding phosphoribosylaminoimidazolesuccinocarboxamide synthase, which gives rise to MKLVYKGKTKDVYDAEDGNYILKFKDDVTGTDGVFDPGANTVGLTIDGAGRSGLKLTSFFFEKINAKGIPTHFVQADIENATMTVKPAQPFGQGVEVILRYRAVGSFFRRYGLYCREGEPLPGLVEITLKDDERNDPLITEDALEILGILTKAEYEILVEMTREIGAIVKEELAKKGLELFDIKFEFGRVGNDNHIVLIDEISGGNMRVYRGGEYIEPLTLEKIMLTPA
- a CDS encoding transcriptional regulator; the protein is MPDRVLLKKYANRRLYDMERSVYVTLEDIADLIRRGREVVVTDARTEEDVTAFILTQIVLEEARKKNILLPVSLLHLMIRHGDKLLGEFFDKYLEQSLKNFLRYKSMADAQFAEWLKMGADFSEQASLSIPGANSFPNIFDLFAGAEPTGETPSPSGGKPGETNGTKEK